The following proteins are co-located in the Vigna angularis cultivar LongXiaoDou No.4 chromosome 2, ASM1680809v1, whole genome shotgun sequence genome:
- the LOC108328397 gene encoding protein TERMINAL FLOWER 1 translates to MARMPLEPLIVGRVIGEVLDSFTTTTKMTVSYNKKQVYNGHEFFPSSINIKPKVEIEGDDMRSFFTLIMTDPDVPGPSDPYLREHLHWIVTDIPGTTDATFGKELVSYEIPKPNIGIHRFVFVLFKQKRRQCVTPPTSRDQFNTRNFAAQNELGLPVAAVYFNAQRETAARRR, encoded by the exons ATGGCAAGAATGCCTTTGGAACCTCTTATTGTGGGGAGAGTCATAGGAGAGGTTCTTGACTCTTTTACCACAACCACAAAAATGACTGTGAGTTATAACAAAAAGCAAGTCTACAATGGCCATGAGTTTTTCCCTTCATCTATCAACATCAAACCCAAGGTTGAGATTGAGGGTGATGATATGAGATCCTTTTTCACACTG ATCATGACAGACCCTGATGTTCCAGGCCCTAGTGACCCTTATCTGAGAGAACACTTGCACTG GATAGTGACAGACATTCCAGGCACAACAGATGCTACATTTG GGAAAGAGTTGGTGAGCTATGAGATCCCAAAACCTAATATTGGGATCCATAGGTTTGTGTTTGTCCTGTTCAAGCAAAAGCGTAGGCAGTGTGTTACTCCACCAACTTCAAGGGATCAGTTCAACACACGCAATTTCGCAGCACAGAACGAGCTTGGGCTCCCAGTGGCTGCTGTCTACTTCAATGCACAGAGGGAAACGGCTGCAAGAAGACGCTAG
- the LOC108326968 gene encoding uncharacterized protein LOC108326968 isoform X2, with protein MANKEFKVPPVAFPSAGNPGGAAPNIQQRRMPAPPFQPNSGIPFMSFDIGSATASTSSGPIYTGPSIGGGGSANFDDEEPLLDELGIHPDQIWSKIRSVLNPFRVNHTVHKDSDLSGPILLYMSFCLFQLLAGKIQFGVILGWIVVSSIFLYFVFNMLAGRTGNLDLHTCTSVVGYCMLPVVIFSALSLFLPVDGVIRLSVAAIFVLWATRASTGLVVSLADGGDEHRGLIALLVNLLAITVFVCD; from the exons ATGGCCAATAAAGAGTTCAAAGTCCCGCCGGTGGCTTTCCCCTCCGCCGGAAATCCCGGCGGCGCGGCACCAAACATCCAGCAGCGGCGCATGCCCGCGCCGCCCTTCCAACCGAACTCCGGCATTCCATTCATGTCCTTCGACATAGGCTCCGCCACGGCGTCCACCTCCTCGGGACCAATCTACACCGGCCCCTCTATTGGGGGCGGTGGCTCCGCCAACTTCGACGATGAGGAGCCCCTTCTCGACGAGCTCGGGATCCACCCGGACCAAATCTGGAGCAAAATCAGATCTGTTCTGAATCCGTTTCGCGTCAACCACACGGTTCACAAAGACTCGGATCTATCAGGTCCAATCCTCCTCTACATGTCATTTTGCCTCTTCCAATTGCTCGCGGGAAAGATCCAATTTGGCGTGATCCTGGGCTGGATCGTTGTCTCTTCCATTTTCCTTTATTTCGTTTTCAATATGCTAGCCGGTCGAACAGGTAATCTCGACCTGCACACCTGCACCAGTGTCGTCGGTTACTGTATGTTGCCGGTGGTTATTTTCTCCGCGCTCTCGCTCTTCTTACCGGTCGACGGGGTCATTCGCCTTTCGGTCGCTGCGATTTTCGTGCTGTGGGCCACGAGGGCTTCCACGGGTCTCGTCGTGTCGCTCGCTGATGGCGGTGATGAACATCGAGGATTGATTGC gttattggtaaatcttctTGCAATCACGGTGTTTGTATGTGACTGA
- the LOC128195373 gene encoding uncharacterized protein LOC128195373, with amino-acid sequence MKQLLIRKNSGERTPVNVNVTTGVATGPHADDFRSYLGVVARNKISILIPSFDHVSEGDRNIIWQDILMTFDIPNVPTLRNKCLSIVAENFRNFKSKLTSRYIFGHLKHKTPYALPGAVSEHAPDAVSYRGTCGPSPSHR; translated from the exons atgaaacaactattaatcaggaaaaatagtggtgaaagaactccggtgaatgtgaatgtcaccacgggtgtggcaactggcccccatgcagatgacttccgatcataccttggagtagtggcacgtaataagattagcattctcattccatcttttgatcatgtgtccgagggtgatcggaacattatttggcaagatatattg atgacatttgacattccaaatgtcccaacacttagaaataagtgtttgtcaattgttgcagaaaatttcagaaactttaaaagcaagttgacatcaaggtacatctttggacaccttaaacataaaacTCCAT ATGCTCTACCAGGAGCAGTTTCAGAGCATGCGCCCGATGCAGTCTCCTATAGAGGAACATGTGGtccctccccctcccacaggtaa
- the LOC108328119 gene encoding probable purple acid phosphatase 20 — protein sequence MLVQRMCMLGFLLIVGIFELDAVYGYNRPPPRQNLFIPNLDHSDLPQQVHISQVGENKMRISWITDSPTSPKVSYGPSPSANALSVTGTTSSYRYLFYKSGEIHDVVIGPLNPNTVYYYRLGDPPSSLTYNFKTPPSQLPIKFAVVGDLGQTDWTTSTLQHVAKSNYDMLILPGDLSYADFIQPLWDSFGRLVEPLASQRPWMVTQGNHEKEKIPLVHSEPFTAYNARWHMPFEESGSDSNLYYSFNVAGVHVIMLGSYAKFQPSSPQYNWLKSDLQKVNRGKTPWVLVLIHAPWYNSNTAHQGEPESLEMKASMEDLLFQARVDVVFAGHVHAYERFTRVYKDKANNCGPVHITIGDGGNREGLANKYIDPKPAISMFREASFGHGILEVFNASHARWTWHKNDNDEAVVSDTIWLTSFSSNPSCKQ from the exons ATGTTGGTGCAAAGAATGTGCATGCTAGGGTTCTTGCTAATCGTCGGAATCTTCGAACTCGACGCCGTTTATGGTTACAATCGACCACCACCTCGTCAAAACCTCTTTATTCCAAACTTGGATCACTCCGACTTGCCACAACAG GTACACATATCTCAAGTGGGAGAAAACAAGATGAGGATATCGTGGATCACAGACAGCCCAACTTCACCAAAGGTTTCCTACGGTCCATCTCCTTCAGCAAATGCATTATCTGTCACAGGGACTACCTCGTCCTACCGTTATCTCTTTTACAAGTCCGGTGAAATTCATGACGTTGTAATTGGTCCCCTCAACCCCAACACTGTCTACTACTACCGTTTGGGTGATCCACCCTCTTCCCTAACATACAACTTCAAGACTCCACCTTCTCAACTTCCCATCAAGTTTGCAGTAGTTG GAGATCTTGGACAAACGGATTGGACGACTTCGACCTTGCAGCATGTAGCTAAATCAAACTACGACATGTTGATTCTACCCGGTGACCTATCCTACGCAGACTTTATTCAACCTCTATGGGACTCCTTTGGTCGATTGGTAGAACCTTTAGCTAGCCAGCGTCCTTGGATGGTCACCCAAGGCAACCACGAAAAGGAGAAGATTCCTCTCGTTCACTCAGAGCCATTCACGGCATACAACGCCAGATGGCACATGCCCTTCGAAGAAAGTGGATCAGACTCTAACCTCTACTATTCTTTCAATGTCGCTGGCGTTCATGTCATCATGCTTGGCTCCTACGCCAAATTTCAACCTTCTTCTCCGCAATACAATTGGCTTAAATCTGACCTGCAAAAGGTTAACAGGGGAAAAACTCCCTGGGTTCTGGTGCTCATTCACGCCCCTTGGTACAACTCCAACACTGCTCATCAGGGTGAGCCTGAATCCCTTGAAATGAAAGCTTCCATGGAAGACTTGCTCTTCCAAGCCCGTGTGGATGTTGTTTTTGCAGGCCATGTTCATGCTTATGAACGCTTT ACACGGGTTTATAAAGACAAAGCTAACAATTGTGGTCCAGTGCATATCACAATCGGGGACGGGGGTAACCGTGAAGGCCTTGCTAATAA GTACATAGATCCTAAGCCAGCGATATCAATGTTCAGGGAGGCTAGCTTTGGACATGGTATATTGGAAGTATTTAATGCATCTCACGCACGGTGGACATGGCATAAGAACGATAACGATGAAGCTGTTGTTAGTGATACTATCTGGCTTACGAGTTTCTCCTCCAATCCTTCTTGTAAACAGTGA
- the LOC108326968 gene encoding uncharacterized protein LOC108326968 isoform X1 translates to MANKEFKVPPVAFPSAGNPGGAAPNIQQRRMPAPPFQPNSGIPFMSFDIGSATASTSSGPIYTGPSIGGGGSANFDDEEPLLDELGIHPDQIWSKIRSVLNPFRVNHTVHKDSDLSGPILLYMSFCLFQLLAGKIQFGVILGWIVVSSIFLYFVFNMLAGRTGNLDLHTCTSVVGYCMLPVVIFSALSLFLPVDGVIRLSVAAIFVLWATRASTGLVVSLADGGDEHRGLIAYASFLIYTLFSLLVIF, encoded by the coding sequence ATGGCCAATAAAGAGTTCAAAGTCCCGCCGGTGGCTTTCCCCTCCGCCGGAAATCCCGGCGGCGCGGCACCAAACATCCAGCAGCGGCGCATGCCCGCGCCGCCCTTCCAACCGAACTCCGGCATTCCATTCATGTCCTTCGACATAGGCTCCGCCACGGCGTCCACCTCCTCGGGACCAATCTACACCGGCCCCTCTATTGGGGGCGGTGGCTCCGCCAACTTCGACGATGAGGAGCCCCTTCTCGACGAGCTCGGGATCCACCCGGACCAAATCTGGAGCAAAATCAGATCTGTTCTGAATCCGTTTCGCGTCAACCACACGGTTCACAAAGACTCGGATCTATCAGGTCCAATCCTCCTCTACATGTCATTTTGCCTCTTCCAATTGCTCGCGGGAAAGATCCAATTTGGCGTGATCCTGGGCTGGATCGTTGTCTCTTCCATTTTCCTTTATTTCGTTTTCAATATGCTAGCCGGTCGAACAGGTAATCTCGACCTGCACACCTGCACCAGTGTCGTCGGTTACTGTATGTTGCCGGTGGTTATTTTCTCCGCGCTCTCGCTCTTCTTACCGGTCGACGGGGTCATTCGCCTTTCGGTCGCTGCGATTTTCGTGCTGTGGGCCACGAGGGCTTCCACGGGTCTCGTCGTGTCGCTCGCTGATGGCGGTGATGAACATCGAGGATTGATTGCGTACGCGTCTTTCTTGATTTACACTCTGTTTTCGTTGCTTGTCATATTCTAG